The nucleotide window TATTTTTGAGCAATTTTATTTATAATAATATTCAAATCCTTGAATTTGTCATTATTCAGGAATACGCCTTCAAAAAATCCGTATTGGAAAGGAGACCAAGCCTGTATAGTAATATCTTTTAGACGGCAATATTCAAGAATACTTCCGTCCCTGTCAGATGCCCTTTCGTTTTTCAGATTTACATTTATTCCGTTATCAATAATTCCCGAGTGCATAATACTGAATTGAAGCTGATTTGCAATCAGTTTCTGATCGACATATTTCTGTAAAAGTTCCATTTGTGCAGGATTTTGATTACTTACTCCGAAGTATTTTACTTTTCCCTCTTTATAGAGAGTATCAAAAGCTGTGGCAACTTCTTCAGGTTCCATAAGGGTATCAGGTCTGTGAAGTAAAAATACATCAATATAATCAGTATTCAGGCGTTTCAGACTTTCGTTTGCGGATTTTATAATATGCTCTTTTGAAAAATCAAAATGAGTTTTGTAAGTACCGTCGGGATAATCTTTTACAATAATTCCGCATTTTGTCTGTATAAATATGTTTTCTCTTTTAATATTATTGCTTTTTATAATTTTACCGAAAATTTCTTCGGATTTTCCTCTGCCGTAAATATCTGCATGATCAAAAAAATTGATTCCTTTATCAATAGAGGTTAAAACGGCTTTTTCTCCTTTTTCGTAAGGAATATCGGCTATTCTCATACAACCGAGCGAGATTTCCGAAACGGGTAGTCCGACTTTTCCCAAATCTATAGTTTTCATAGTTTTCCTCCGATAATAACTAATTTTTGTCTTTTATTTCATTCCAGTCAAGAGTTTTGGAAAATTCTTTAATAAATGCTGCAAACACCCCTAAAAACAGTCCTAAAAACAGTGCTCCTGCAAGGATAATTTTTTTGCTTAAAGCAGGTTTTGTATTCAGTGAAATTAGTTTTACAACAGGGCTCGTATCATTTTTCAACAGTCTGTAATACGCAAGTCTTGAAACTAGAGTGTCGCTCAATGAATCTTTAGTAGTTCTTATATCCGTATTTTTAGTTATAAAATTATATTGTTCTTCCAACAGTTTTATTTGTGTATCCAAAAATTTATTTTCTTTATTTCCTAAATATTCTGTGGCGAGTTGAACATATTCTTTGGAAAATTCTTCGCCTTCGGTTTTACTTTTTGTAGAAAATTTTACTTTGATAGTAGGGTTGTTTGTTTCTGATTGGGCATTCAGCCTTGAAGACATATCTTTTAAAAATTTTTCATCGGATAATCCTGTATTTTTCAAAGTTTTGGAATTTTTCTTTATAAACAGGAAAAAATCAAAAGAGTTCAGTGAATATTGGGAAGTTTC belongs to Pseudoleptotrichia goodfellowii and includes:
- a CDS encoding aldo/keto reductase is translated as MKTIDLGKVGLPVSEISLGCMRIADIPYEKGEKAVLTSIDKGINFFDHADIYGRGKSEEIFGKIIKSNNIKRENIFIQTKCGIIVKDYPDGTYKTHFDFSKEHIIKSANESLKRLNTDYIDVFLLHRPDTLMEPEEVATAFDTLYKEGKVKYFGVSNQNPAQMELLQKYVDQKLIANQLQFSIMHSGIIDNGINVNLKNERASDRDGSILEYCRLKDITIQAWSPFQYGFFEGVFLNNDKFKDLNIIINKIAQKYGVSDTAIATAWILRHPAKIQVIVGTMNSNRISDISTASNITLSREEWYDIYKAAGNILP
- a CDS encoding GumC domain-containing protein, with translation MSNEKQQSINLNIIIKILYKNLVMIVLITAMITALGAVYAFTNKSYKSEINLYGNDRVLNEIGETSQYSLNSFDFFLFIKKNSKTLKNTGLSDEKFLKDMSSRLNAQSETNNPTIKVKFSTKSKTEGEEFSKEYVQLATEYLGNKENKFLDTQIKLLEEQYNFITKNTDIRTTKDSLSDTLVSRLAYYRLLKNDTSPVVKLISLNTKPALSKKIILAGALFLGLFLGVFAAFIKEFSKTLDWNEIKDKN